Proteins encoded in a region of the Neodiprion virginianus isolate iyNeoVirg1 chromosome 2, iyNeoVirg1.1, whole genome shotgun sequence genome:
- the LOC124297945 gene encoding protein phosphatase inhibitor 2 isoform X1 — protein sequence MAENLGKRPSKGILKSSSSFDSQEAPSRPSKETKWDEMNIIATLHPADKDYGHMKIDEPKTPYNYEGVDNEHERDQLDSSIIAAKLAGNDKPKILEESSDEEDEETPEERQKRLAFEQKRKGHYQEWQAVQLARKSMQEESDEDSDEEDEADSNSRSKCVPSCDSEPDSDSNSPQ from the exons ATGGCGGAAAATTTAGGCAAACGACCTTCGAAGGGGATTCTAAAGTCGTCGAGCAGTTTCGACTCGCAGGAAGCGCCCAG TCGACCCAGTAAGGAAACAAAGTGGGATGAGATGAATATTATTGCCACGCTGCATCCAGCCGACAAGGATTACGGTCACATGAAAATTGACGAACCAAAAACGCCTTACAACTACGAGGGTGTCGATAACGAGCATGAAAGAGACCAACTGGATTCTTCAATCATTGCTGCAAA GCTGGCTGGTAACGATAAACCAAAAATCTTGGAGGAATCTTCGgatgaagaagatgaagagaCGCCAGAAGAGAGAC aaaaaagaTTAGCATTCGAACAGAAACGTAAAGGTCATTATCAAGAATGGCAGGCGGTACAATTGGCACGAAAGTCAATGCAGGAAGAGAGCGACGAAGACAGCGACGAGGAGGATGAAGCGGATTCAAACTCTCGATCCAAGTGCGTGCCATCCTGTGATAGCGAGCCAGATTCTGATTCAAACTCGCCCCAATAA
- the LOC124297945 gene encoding protein phosphatase inhibitor 2 isoform X3 encodes MAENLGKRPSKGILKSSSSFDSQEAPSRPSKETKWDEMNIIATLHPADKDYGHMKIDEPKTPYNYEGVDNEHERDQLDSSIIAAKLAGNDKPKILEESSDEEDEETPEERQKRLAFEQKRKGHYQEWQAVQLARKSMQEESDEDSDEEDEADSNSRSNSVR; translated from the exons ATGGCGGAAAATTTAGGCAAACGACCTTCGAAGGGGATTCTAAAGTCGTCGAGCAGTTTCGACTCGCAGGAAGCGCCCAG TCGACCCAGTAAGGAAACAAAGTGGGATGAGATGAATATTATTGCCACGCTGCATCCAGCCGACAAGGATTACGGTCACATGAAAATTGACGAACCAAAAACGCCTTACAACTACGAGGGTGTCGATAACGAGCATGAAAGAGACCAACTGGATTCTTCAATCATTGCTGCAAA GCTGGCTGGTAACGATAAACCAAAAATCTTGGAGGAATCTTCGgatgaagaagatgaagagaCGCCAGAAGAGAGAC aaaaaagaTTAGCATTCGAACAGAAACGTAAAGGTCATTATCAAGAATGGCAGGCGGTACAATTGGCACGAAAGTCAATGCAGGAAGAGAGCGACGAAGACAGCGACGAGGAGGATGAAGCGGATTCAAACTCTCGATCCAA
- the LOC124297945 gene encoding protein phosphatase inhibitor 2 isoform X2 has product MAENLGKRPSKGILKSSSSFDSQEAPSRPSKETKWDEMNIIATLHPADKDYGHMKIDEPKTPYNYEGVDNEHERDQLDSSIIAAKLAGNDKPKILEESSDEEDEETPEERQKRLAFEQKRKGHYQEWQAVQLARKSMQEESDEDSDEEDEADSNSRSKDEFSG; this is encoded by the exons ATGGCGGAAAATTTAGGCAAACGACCTTCGAAGGGGATTCTAAAGTCGTCGAGCAGTTTCGACTCGCAGGAAGCGCCCAG TCGACCCAGTAAGGAAACAAAGTGGGATGAGATGAATATTATTGCCACGCTGCATCCAGCCGACAAGGATTACGGTCACATGAAAATTGACGAACCAAAAACGCCTTACAACTACGAGGGTGTCGATAACGAGCATGAAAGAGACCAACTGGATTCTTCAATCATTGCTGCAAA GCTGGCTGGTAACGATAAACCAAAAATCTTGGAGGAATCTTCGgatgaagaagatgaagagaCGCCAGAAGAGAGAC aaaaaagaTTAGCATTCGAACAGAAACGTAAAGGTCATTATCAAGAATGGCAGGCGGTACAATTGGCACGAAAGTCAATGCAGGAAGAGAGCGACGAAGACAGCGACGAGGAGGATGAAGCGGATTCAAACTCTCGATCCAA AGATGAATTTTCAGGATGA